In Catenulispora sp. MAP5-51, the genomic stretch GGGCGGTGCCGGCGGTGGCGGAGGACTGCGCTGCGCTGGGTGCGGCGGTCGTTGCGGTGGTCATGTGAAGCTCTCCCCTTGGTCTTCCACGCCAACTCTCTTAACGTTGAGAGTGTTAACGTTGAGGGGAAGCTAACACATTCCCTCGCAGTGCTGGAAACACTGGAAAGGAGCGCCCGATGGCCGACGCGGTGGACGCGATCATCGCGATGTGGGCCCGGGAGAAGCCGGAGCTCGACGCCGCCCCCATGGGCATCGTCGGGCGCATCAGCCGCCTGTCGCGGCTGCTGGACAAGGAGCTGAAGGACTTCTTCGCCGGCCACGGCCTGGAGTTCTGGGAGTTCGACGTCCTGGCGACCCTGCGCCGCTCCGGCGAGCCCTACGAGCTCTCCGCCGGCGCGCTGCTGAAGACGGCGATGGTCACCTCCGGCGCCATCACCAACCGTGTGGACCGCATGGAGACCAAGGGTCTGGTTCAGCGCGTGCCCGACCCCGGCGACCGCCGAGGCGTCCGCATCCGGCTCACCCCGGCCGGTCTGGAGCTCATCGACAAGCTGATGCCGCTGCACGTCGCCAACGAGCGGCGCCTGCTCGCCGCGCTCGGCGACGACGAGCGCGGCGCCCTGGCTGACCTGCTGCGCGCTCTGGCGTCGGGGTTGGGCGATACCTCGCTGGGATAAGCCCGTAACCCTTTTGCGATAATGGAATATGAGCACCTGGCAAGAGCGATTCGCATCCAGCATCGACAAGCAGGTCAGCGACGCCGAGAAGGCCGGAGCCTTCGGCGACAACCCCCTGGTGGGCAAGCCGCTGCCCGGCGACGGCCAGCCCTACCGCGAAGACTGGTGGATCACGCAGAAGGTCGCGCAGGAGCGGGTCGGAGTGCATGCGCTGCCGCTTCCGCTCGCGCTGCGGCGGGAGGCGCAGGATCTGCGCAAAGGGCTGATCGAGGACCGTCCGGCCGCCTCCGAGGCGGTGCTGCGGGCCGCGATCGCCGACTACGACGAACGCTCCGAGACCGCGCGGCGCACGCCGCAGCCCGGGCCCTCGGTGGTGATCCCGCGCGTCGACACCGAGGAAGCCGTCCTGGCGTGGCGGCAGGCCACAATGAAGCCGTGAGCAATTCCCTGAGTCCCGGGGCCGGGCCCGCCGAGCTGGGCTCGGCCGTGGTCGTCTCCGTGGTGCCCGGCGCCTTGGCCGCTGCCGCTACTCCCCAGGCTGAACAGGTCGCGGCCTTGTTCCTGCTCACCTACAAGCCCACGACGGCGTCGGCCTACGCTGTCGACCTGAAGCAGTGGTTCGCCTGGTGCGCGTTGTTCGACGTCGAGCCCTTCGACGCCGTGCGGGCCCATGTCGACGCCTGGTCGGTGCATCTGGCCGACGACGGCAAGGCCCGGCCGGCCACGCTCGCGCGCAAGATCAGTGCCGTGCGGAACTTCTACGCCTACGCCGTGGACTCCGGGTACGCCTCGACGAGCCCGGTGCCGGCCAAGGACAAGGCCCTGCACTTGCCGCGGGTCTCCCGCAAGTCGCAGACGCTGGGCCCGGACCGCGAGGAGTCGGCGGCGATGCTCGCCGAGGCGGCCAAGCGCGGGGTGCGGGACGAGGCGGTGGTCGCCATGCTGCTGTACCAGGGGCTGCGGGTGTCGGAGCTGTGCGGGATCGACGTGGAGGACCTGTCCAGCCAGCGCGGGCACCGGGTCGTGCGGCTGCGGCGCAAGGGCGGCGAGGAGCAGGACCAGGCGATCGCGCCGCCGGCGGCCGGATGCCTGGATGCCTGGCTGGCCGAGCGCGGCGGGGCTTCGGCCTCCGACGGCGCTCCGGCCCCGGCATCCGGGCCGGTGTTCGTCGGCCCCGAGGGCGCGCGCCTGACCCGGTACCAGGTGGAGTGGATCGTCGAGTCCTGCGCCCGGGCCGCCGGGATCGAGAAGAAGATCAGCCCGCACTCCCTGCGCCACGCCTGCACCACGATGCTGCTGGACGCCGGGGTGCCGCTGCGCGACATCCAGGTCTACATGGGGCACGCGAATTCGGCCACCACGGAGCGGTACGACCTCGGGCGTCAACATCTTGACAAGTCGCCCGCCTATGCATTGTCCGGCGTGTTTGCGCGAGACTGAGAACGTGATCATGGATGAGGACGTCGTGGCCAGGCTGCGCGCCGCCGGATGTGTGTT encodes the following:
- a CDS encoding MarR family winged helix-turn-helix transcriptional regulator: MADAVDAIIAMWAREKPELDAAPMGIVGRISRLSRLLDKELKDFFAGHGLEFWEFDVLATLRRSGEPYELSAGALLKTAMVTSGAITNRVDRMETKGLVQRVPDPGDRRGVRIRLTPAGLELIDKLMPLHVANERRLLAALGDDERGALADLLRALASGLGDTSLG
- a CDS encoding DnaJ family domain-containing protein, encoding MSTWQERFASSIDKQVSDAEKAGAFGDNPLVGKPLPGDGQPYREDWWITQKVAQERVGVHALPLPLALRREAQDLRKGLIEDRPAASEAVLRAAIADYDERSETARRTPQPGPSVVIPRVDTEEAVLAWRQATMKP
- a CDS encoding tyrosine-type recombinase/integrase, which encodes MSNSLSPGAGPAELGSAVVVSVVPGALAAAATPQAEQVAALFLLTYKPTTASAYAVDLKQWFAWCALFDVEPFDAVRAHVDAWSVHLADDGKARPATLARKISAVRNFYAYAVDSGYASTSPVPAKDKALHLPRVSRKSQTLGPDREESAAMLAEAAKRGVRDEAVVAMLLYQGLRVSELCGIDVEDLSSQRGHRVVRLRRKGGEEQDQAIAPPAAGCLDAWLAERGGASASDGAPAPASGPVFVGPEGARLTRYQVEWIVESCARAAGIEKKISPHSLRHACTTMLLDAGVPLRDIQVYMGHANSATTERYDLGRQHLDKSPAYALSGVFARD